The following proteins come from a genomic window of Streptomyces sp. NBC_00539:
- a CDS encoding glycosyltransferase, whose amino-acid sequence MPTDTSPGSGALPARVHLAPVPGEPVLDVVIPVFNEEKDLGPCVHRLHDHLTKTFPYPFRITIADNASTDGTPDVAAALAAAVEDVHSTRLEEKGRGRALRTVWSRSQAPVLAYMDVDLSTDLNALLPLVAPLISGHSDLAIGTRLARSSRVVRGAKREFVSRAYNLLLRSSLAARFTDAQCGFKAIRRDVAQRLLPLVEDSGWFFDTELLVLAERAGLRIHEVPVDWVDDPDSTVHIVRTAAEDLKGVWRVGRALAVGALPLDRLARPFGDDPRDRTALPGVPCGLTRQLLGFCAVGLFSTLLYLALYAAFRTAAGPQIANAAALLLSAVANTAANRRLTFGVRGRTRAVRHQAQGLVVFAIGLALTSGSLAALGAAAAEPAHSTELAVLITANLAATVLRFLLFRAWVFPEPRGNPTKDDIR is encoded by the coding sequence ATGCCAACCGACACCTCTCCCGGCTCCGGAGCCCTCCCGGCCCGCGTGCACTTGGCACCCGTGCCCGGTGAGCCCGTACTCGACGTGGTGATCCCAGTCTTCAACGAGGAGAAGGACCTCGGCCCCTGCGTGCACCGGCTGCACGATCACCTCACCAAGACGTTCCCGTACCCCTTCCGCATCACCATCGCCGACAACGCCAGCACCGACGGGACCCCCGACGTCGCGGCGGCCCTCGCCGCCGCCGTCGAGGACGTCCACAGCACCCGGCTGGAGGAGAAGGGGCGGGGCCGCGCCCTGCGCACCGTCTGGTCCCGTTCACAGGCACCCGTCCTCGCCTACATGGACGTGGACCTCTCCACCGACCTCAACGCCCTGCTGCCCCTGGTCGCCCCGCTGATCTCCGGTCACTCGGACCTCGCCATAGGCACCCGGCTCGCGCGCTCCTCCCGCGTGGTGCGGGGAGCCAAGCGGGAGTTCGTCTCGCGGGCCTACAACCTGCTCTTGCGCTCCTCCCTCGCCGCCCGCTTCACCGACGCCCAATGCGGGTTCAAGGCCATCCGGCGGGACGTCGCCCAGCGGCTGCTGCCGCTGGTGGAGGACTCCGGCTGGTTCTTCGACACCGAACTGCTGGTGCTGGCCGAGCGGGCCGGGCTGCGGATCCACGAGGTACCGGTGGACTGGGTGGACGACCCCGACTCCACCGTCCACATCGTCCGTACCGCAGCCGAGGACCTCAAGGGCGTCTGGCGGGTCGGCCGGGCACTGGCCGTCGGCGCACTCCCGCTCGACCGGCTCGCCCGCCCCTTCGGCGACGACCCACGGGACCGGACCGCACTGCCCGGTGTCCCGTGCGGGCTGACCCGCCAACTCCTCGGCTTCTGCGCGGTGGGGCTGTTCAGCACCCTGCTCTACCTGGCTCTGTACGCGGCGTTCCGCACCGCGGCCGGGCCCCAGATCGCCAACGCGGCCGCCCTGCTGCTCTCGGCCGTCGCCAACACCGCCGCCAACCGCCGGCTCACCTTCGGGGTGCGCGGCCGCACCCGAGCCGTGCGCCACCAGGCACAGGGGCTGGTGGTCTTCGCCATCGGCCTCGCCCTGACCAGCGGCTCACTCGCCGCGCTGGGGGCGGCGGCCGCCGAACCCGCCCACAGCACCGAACTCGCCGTACTGATCACCGCCAACCTCGCCGCCACCGTGCTGCGCTTCCTCCTGTTCCGCGCCTGGGTCTTTCCCGAGCCGCGCGGCAATCCCACGAAGGACGACATCCGATGA
- a CDS encoding sensor histidine kinase has protein sequence MLAAVVLIAVVGAAIGAVTTFALRQYLVEQLDDQLRASLTMATRGPGAGKAAREGSLGFVLAGTPPGAAGIRLDENGKVIGTARNAAVGGPELDHRQPLTEAQSAALAKAARKAGQGRLGPLDVDLPDLGSYRVLTAPDGSLVLGFRLGEVDSTVRTLIAVEVFATLAGLIAASLAGQALVGVALRPLRRVAVTATRVSELPLHSGEPALHERVPDAEADPRTEIGQVGAALNRMLGHVSSALTARQQSEMRVRQFVADASHELRTPLASIRGYAELTRRGHEEPGPDTRHALSRIESEATRMTGLVEDLLLLARLDAGRPLATGDCATDLAPLVVDAVSDARAAGPEHHWRLELPDEPAPIRADAARIQQVLVNLLANARSHTPPGTTVTAHVSRETAGEACDVEPADVEARDVEAQDVSRETPHVRLRVEDNGPGIPPELVPHVFERFARGDASRSRAAGSTGLGLAIVQAVVTAHGGRVEVRSRPGRTCFEVLLPLADTKERTDSQTEHRLSTQR, from the coding sequence GTGCTGGCGGCGGTGGTGCTGATCGCCGTCGTCGGCGCGGCCATCGGCGCCGTCACCACCTTCGCGCTGCGCCAGTACCTGGTCGAGCAACTGGACGACCAACTGCGCGCCTCCCTCACGATGGCCACCCGGGGCCCCGGCGCCGGGAAGGCCGCCCGGGAGGGCAGCCTCGGGTTCGTCCTGGCCGGAACCCCACCGGGCGCCGCCGGGATACGGCTGGACGAGAACGGCAAGGTCATCGGCACCGCCCGCAACGCCGCGGTCGGCGGCCCCGAGCTCGACCACCGTCAGCCCCTCACCGAAGCCCAGAGCGCGGCTCTGGCGAAGGCCGCCCGCAAGGCAGGCCAGGGCCGGCTCGGACCGCTGGACGTGGACCTGCCGGATCTCGGCAGCTACCGGGTGCTCACCGCTCCCGACGGGAGCCTCGTTCTGGGCTTCCGGCTCGGCGAAGTCGACTCCACCGTCCGGACGCTGATCGCGGTGGAGGTCTTCGCGACCCTGGCCGGCCTGATCGCCGCCTCCCTCGCCGGGCAGGCCCTGGTCGGTGTGGCGCTGCGCCCGTTGCGACGAGTGGCCGTGACCGCCACCCGGGTCTCAGAACTCCCCCTGCACAGCGGTGAACCCGCTCTGCACGAGCGGGTGCCCGACGCAGAGGCCGACCCCCGGACCGAGATCGGCCAGGTCGGCGCAGCCCTCAACCGAATGCTGGGCCACGTCTCCTCCGCCCTGACCGCCCGGCAGCAGAGCGAGATGCGGGTACGCCAGTTCGTGGCCGACGCCAGCCACGAGCTGCGTACCCCGCTGGCCTCGATCCGGGGCTATGCCGAGCTGACCCGCCGCGGCCACGAGGAACCCGGCCCCGACACCCGCCATGCCCTGAGCCGCATCGAATCCGAAGCCACCCGGATGACCGGTCTGGTCGAAGACCTGCTGTTGCTGGCCCGGCTGGACGCGGGCCGGCCACTTGCCACCGGCGACTGTGCCACCGACCTCGCTCCGCTCGTCGTCGACGCCGTCAGCGATGCGCGGGCCGCCGGGCCGGAGCACCACTGGCGGCTGGAACTCCCGGACGAACCGGCGCCCATCCGGGCCGACGCCGCCCGGATCCAGCAAGTCCTGGTGAACCTCCTCGCCAACGCACGCAGCCACACCCCTCCCGGTACCACCGTCACCGCGCATGTTTCACGTGAAACAGCCGGCGAAGCATGCGACGTCGAACCAGCCGACGTCGAAGCACGAGACGTCGAAGCGCAAGACGTTTCACGTGAAACACCACACGTCCGGCTCCGAGTCGAGGACAACGGCCCCGGAATACCGCCCGAGTTGGTCCCGCATGTCTTCGAGCGCTTCGCCCGGGGCGATGCCTCCCGGTCCCGGGCCGCCGGCTCCACCGGCCTCGGGCTCGCCATCGTCCAGGCGGTCGTCACCGCCCACGGTGGCCGGGTCGAGGTCCGCAGCCGGCCGGGCCGAACCTGCTTCGAGGTCCTCCTCCCCCTCGCGGACACCAAGGAGCGGACGGACTCACAGACGGAGCACAGGCTCAGCACACAGCGGTGA
- a CDS encoding response regulator transcription factor, with amino-acid sequence MTATTTSHASTSTGKHTALIRPDGGPCRVLVVDDEAALSELLSMALRYEGCEVRSAGDGATALRAAREFRPDVVLLDIMLPDMDGLTVLGRLRRELPHVPVLFLTAKDSVEDRIAGLTAGGDDYVTKPFSLEEVVARLRGLVRRSGAAQAARGGSVLAVGDLRLDEDSHEVTRGGQEVHLTATEFELLRYLMRNPRRVLSKAQILDRVWSYDFGGQANVVELYISYLRRKLESGPGWPPMIHTRRGAGYLIKPAE; translated from the coding sequence ATGACTGCGACGACCACCTCCCACGCGTCCACGTCCACCGGCAAGCACACGGCCCTCATCCGCCCCGACGGCGGCCCGTGCCGGGTGCTCGTCGTCGACGACGAGGCCGCGCTCTCCGAACTCCTGTCCATGGCCCTGCGCTACGAGGGATGCGAGGTCCGCAGCGCCGGCGACGGGGCGACCGCGCTGCGGGCGGCGCGGGAGTTCCGCCCGGACGTGGTGCTCCTCGACATCATGCTCCCGGACATGGACGGCCTCACCGTGCTCGGCCGGCTGCGCCGGGAGCTGCCGCACGTGCCCGTGCTGTTCCTGACCGCCAAGGACTCCGTCGAGGACCGCATCGCCGGGCTGACGGCGGGTGGCGACGACTACGTCACCAAGCCGTTCAGCCTCGAAGAGGTCGTGGCCAGGCTGCGCGGCCTGGTCCGCCGCTCGGGCGCGGCGCAGGCGGCCCGCGGTGGCTCCGTACTGGCGGTCGGCGACCTGCGGCTCGACGAGGACAGCCATGAGGTGACCCGAGGCGGCCAGGAGGTCCACCTGACCGCCACGGAGTTCGAGCTGCTGCGCTACCTGATGCGCAACCCGCGCCGGGTGCTGAGCAAGGCACAGATCCTGGACCGGGTGTGGTCCTACGACTTCGGCGGCCAGGCCAATGTGGTCGAGCTGTACATCTCCTACCTGCGACGGAAGCTGGAGAGCGGCCCCGGATGGCCGCCGATGATCCACACCCGGCGGGGCGCCGGATACCTGATCAAGCCGGCCGAGTAG
- a CDS encoding amidohydrolase family protein yields MSATTAEAVRAFRDRLGLPGLVDVHTHFMPERVLDKVWDYFDAVGPLTGVEWPITYRHEEEQRVALLREFGVRAFTAMLYPHKPAMAAWLNAWSADFAARTPDCLHTATFFPEDGVSEYVGRAVEAGARIFKAHLQVGAYDPNDERLEPVWGLLDEAAVPIVIHCGSGPVPGKYTGPEPIARLLARHPGLPLVIAHMGMPEYADFLDLADRYPEVRLDTTMAFTDFSEQFSGFPAQDLGRLTDLGDRILLGTDFPNIPYPYEHQLVALERLGLGDDWLRAVCHDNGARLFRLT; encoded by the coding sequence TTGTCCGCGACAACGGCTGAGGCGGTCCGCGCCTTCCGCGACCGGCTCGGACTTCCCGGGCTGGTCGACGTGCACACGCACTTCATGCCCGAGCGGGTCCTGGACAAGGTGTGGGACTACTTCGACGCCGTCGGTCCGTTGACCGGCGTCGAGTGGCCCATCACCTACCGGCACGAGGAGGAGCAGCGGGTCGCGCTGCTGCGGGAGTTCGGGGTACGGGCCTTCACCGCCATGCTCTACCCGCACAAGCCGGCGATGGCCGCCTGGCTCAACGCGTGGTCCGCGGACTTCGCCGCGCGGACCCCCGACTGCCTGCACACCGCGACCTTCTTCCCGGAAGACGGCGTGTCGGAGTACGTCGGCCGGGCCGTGGAGGCCGGAGCCCGGATCTTCAAGGCGCACCTCCAGGTCGGCGCCTACGACCCGAACGACGAGCGGCTCGAACCGGTCTGGGGACTCCTCGACGAAGCCGCCGTCCCGATCGTGATCCACTGCGGCTCGGGGCCGGTGCCGGGCAAGTACACCGGGCCCGAGCCGATCGCCCGCCTGCTGGCCCGGCACCCCGGGCTGCCCCTGGTCATCGCCCACATGGGCATGCCCGAGTACGCCGACTTCCTCGACCTGGCCGACCGGTACCCGGAAGTCCGCCTCGACACCACCATGGCCTTCACCGACTTCTCCGAGCAGTTCAGCGGCTTCCCGGCGCAGGACCTCGGGCGGCTCACGGACCTCGGCGACCGCATCCTGCTCGGCACCGACTTCCCGAACATCCCCTATCCCTACGAGCACCAGCTGGTAGCCCTCGAACGGCTCGGCCTCGGGGACGACTGGCTGCGGGCGGTCTGCCACGACAACGGCGCCCGGCTCTTCCGGCTGACCTGA
- a CDS encoding antibiotic biosynthesis monooxygenase family protein produces the protein MTIQPVPPFEPPYVMAVFTGVRTSDDTGYAETDTRLNEIVRANPGFLGYDCAATPGGLGITVAYFRDHDSLTAWRDDLEHQAAMKQGRTHWYESYSLHVATVERSHGFVRDNG, from the coding sequence ATGACCATCCAGCCCGTACCCCCCTTCGAACCGCCTTACGTCATGGCCGTTTTCACCGGCGTCCGCACCTCTGACGACACCGGCTACGCGGAGACGGACACCCGGTTGAACGAGATCGTCCGGGCGAACCCCGGCTTCCTCGGCTACGACTGCGCAGCCACCCCGGGCGGCCTCGGCATCACCGTCGCCTACTTCCGCGACCACGACTCCCTCACCGCGTGGCGGGACGACCTGGAGCACCAGGCGGCGATGAAGCAGGGCCGCACCCACTGGTACGAGAGCTACTCGCTGCACGTCGCCACAGTCGAACGGAGCCACGGTTTTGTCCGCGACAACGGCTGA
- a CDS encoding DUF2797 domain-containing protein produces the protein MTWWCTGIRWQDGGPGIGWYGAERGERDSPLGYGQRLAFVARGERQCLGVRRAGRRTPCPARRTVPGRTASAQCAECARLDRSFSVAADTNAADPRPYRVYLAWFGPGLIKVGITAEERGPARLLEQGAITWAWLGRGPLMAARRTEELLRAALGVPDRIAYARKRAVRGRLPSPAERAREVAELHARAVALPGWPESLEPVGCEVADHAAAFGLDALPTPSRVVTQLVAGGAVAGLLAGAAGPDLHLADGLVVDTRLLAGWELVVAPGDAATDVPVAAIEPPADAEQDGLF, from the coding sequence GTGACCTGGTGGTGCACCGGTATCCGGTGGCAGGACGGCGGCCCGGGCATCGGCTGGTACGGAGCCGAAAGGGGGGAGCGCGACAGCCCGCTCGGGTACGGGCAGCGGCTGGCCTTCGTCGCCCGGGGGGAGCGGCAGTGCCTCGGGGTCCGGCGGGCGGGCAGACGCACGCCGTGCCCCGCGCGCCGGACGGTGCCCGGCCGGACCGCGAGTGCCCAGTGCGCCGAGTGCGCCCGGCTGGACCGGTCCTTCTCGGTGGCCGCCGACACCAACGCCGCCGATCCGCGCCCCTACCGGGTGTACCTCGCCTGGTTCGGGCCCGGTCTGATCAAGGTCGGCATCACCGCCGAGGAGCGCGGCCCGGCCCGGCTGCTGGAGCAGGGCGCGATCACCTGGGCCTGGCTGGGGCGCGGCCCGTTGATGGCCGCGCGACGCACCGAGGAACTGCTGCGGGCGGCCCTCGGGGTGCCCGACCGGATCGCCTACGCCCGCAAGCGCGCGGTGCGGGGCCGGCTGCCGTCGCCGGCGGAACGGGCCCGCGAGGTCGCCGAGCTGCATGCACGGGCCGTGGCACTGCCGGGGTGGCCGGAGTCCCTGGAGCCGGTGGGCTGTGAAGTCGCGGACCACGCGGCGGCCTTCGGGCTGGACGCGCTGCCCACGCCGTCCCGGGTGGTCACCCAGCTGGTGGCGGGCGGAGCCGTGGCAGGGTTGCTGGCCGGCGCGGCCGGGCCGGATCTGCACCTCGCGGACGGGCTCGTCGTGGACACCCGGCTGCTGGCCGGGTGGGAACTGGTCGTCGCGCCGGGGGACGCCGCCACGGACGTGCCGGTGGCCGCGATCGAGCCGCCCGCCGACGCCGAGCAGGACGGGCTGTTCTGA
- a CDS encoding Lrp/AsnC family transcriptional regulator: protein MDDIDRALLQRLQEDAGQSYAALGAAVGLSAGATHERVRKLRERGVIRRTTVDVDPAAVGSGVLAYVMVDSNAWMGDSKAAFEGIAEIQEAHIIAGSASVLVKVRTGSTEQLQDVLRRLYAIDGVSGTQATVVLDTFFERPLPL from the coding sequence GTGGACGACATCGATCGGGCGCTGCTCCAGCGGCTCCAGGAGGACGCGGGTCAGTCGTACGCCGCTCTCGGTGCGGCCGTCGGGCTGTCTGCGGGAGCCACGCACGAGCGCGTACGCAAGCTGCGGGAACGCGGCGTCATCCGGCGGACCACGGTCGACGTGGATCCGGCGGCCGTCGGGAGCGGGGTCCTGGCCTACGTGATGGTCGACTCGAATGCCTGGATGGGGGACTCGAAGGCCGCGTTCGAGGGCATCGCCGAGATCCAGGAGGCACACATCATCGCCGGCAGCGCCTCCGTGCTCGTCAAGGTACGGACGGGCTCGACCGAGCAGCTGCAGGACGTACTGCGCCGCCTCTACGCCATCGACGGGGTCAGCGGGACGCAGGCGACCGTCGTACTGGACACCTTCTTCGAGCGACCGCTCCCGCTGTGA
- a CDS encoding SMP-30/gluconolactonase/LRE family protein translates to MSSIADLTLYEILDDRFRTGRCANGDARLERLYDDCRWAEGPLYLPAWRQLVWSDIPNDRMLRWDEATGTVSVFRTAAGHPNGNTLDREGRLITCEQGNRRVTRTEPDGTLTVIADRWEGKRLNSPNDAVVRSDGSIWFSDPDFGITSDYEGRRAPSEIGACNLYRADPTTGEVRLVADGFLGPNGLVFSPDESELYAADTRAGHIRAFKVTDAGTLTDDRVFAACPSVDNIRFDDGGRLWAAAMQDGVRCYAPDGGLIGRLRVPEPVSNIAFGGPKNNRLFITATTSLYSLVLAVTGLPRVHRP, encoded by the coding sequence ATGTCATCCATCGCCGACCTCACTCTGTACGAGATTCTGGACGATCGTTTCCGTACGGGCCGCTGCGCCAACGGCGACGCCCGTCTGGAGCGGCTCTACGACGACTGCCGCTGGGCGGAAGGTCCCCTCTACCTGCCCGCCTGGCGGCAACTGGTGTGGAGCGACATCCCCAACGACCGGATGCTGCGCTGGGACGAGGCCACCGGCACCGTTTCCGTGTTCCGCACCGCAGCCGGGCACCCCAACGGCAACACCCTCGACCGCGAGGGCCGCCTGATCACCTGCGAGCAGGGCAACCGGCGCGTCACCCGCACGGAGCCGGACGGCACCCTCACCGTCATCGCCGACCGCTGGGAGGGCAAGCGCCTCAACAGCCCGAACGACGCGGTGGTGCGTTCCGACGGCTCGATCTGGTTCTCGGACCCCGACTTCGGCATCACCAGCGACTACGAAGGCCGGCGCGCGCCGAGCGAGATCGGCGCCTGCAACCTCTACCGCGCCGACCCCACGACGGGGGAGGTCCGTCTGGTCGCAGACGGCTTCCTGGGCCCGAACGGCCTCGTCTTCTCCCCCGACGAGAGCGAGCTGTACGCGGCGGACACCCGCGCGGGCCACATCCGCGCCTTCAAGGTCACCGACGCGGGAACCCTGACGGACGACCGCGTCTTCGCCGCCTGCCCCTCGGTGGACAACATCCGCTTCGACGACGGCGGCCGCCTGTGGGCGGCCGCGATGCAGGACGGCGTCCGCTGCTACGCGCCGGACGGCGGCCTGATCGGCCGGCTGCGCGTCCCCGAGCCGGTCTCGAACATCGCCTTCGGCGGTCCGAAGAACAACCGCCTCTTCATCACCGCCACCACCTCGCTCTACTCCCTGGTCCTCGCGGTCACCGGCCTCCCCCGCGTCCACCGCCCCTGA
- a CDS encoding SSI family serine proteinase inhibitor, whose translation MLRLAAFAVTSALAAAAAGPLPPLPLERLLSTPDRLTIDVSDTGNPGTDGEYRLECDPVGGNHPKAEDACARLDALAKEGKDPFAPVSQRRICTMVDGGPATARIKGTWHGKKVDTTFRRKNGCEIDRWNTLEPVLPSGRS comes from the coding sequence ATGCTGCGTCTCGCCGCCTTCGCCGTCACCTCAGCCCTGGCCGCCGCGGCCGCCGGACCGCTGCCACCCCTGCCGTTGGAGCGGCTGCTGTCGACACCCGACCGGCTCACCATCGACGTGTCCGACACCGGCAACCCGGGCACCGACGGCGAGTACCGGCTGGAGTGCGACCCGGTCGGCGGGAACCACCCGAAGGCGGAGGACGCCTGCGCCCGCCTCGACGCGCTCGCGAAGGAGGGCAAGGACCCCTTCGCCCCGGTTTCCCAGCGCCGGATCTGCACCATGGTCGACGGGGGTCCGGCCACCGCCCGGATCAAGGGAACGTGGCACGGCAAGAAGGTGGACACCACGTTCCGGCGCAAGAACGGATGCGAGATCGACCGGTGGAACACACTGGAACCTGTGCTTCCGAGTGGACGTTCCTGA